GCGACTCCCGTCCTCGCGGCGCCACGCCAGCGTCCCGTCGTCGAGGACGGGCATCCCTCGATGACCGCGCTCGAGGTCGAGCGTTGTGGCGACGCGGTCGACGAACGGGTGGTCGAACACCGGGTCGAACCCGGTCGCGAGGACGATCCGGTTGGCCGAACAGCAGCCCCCGTCGGCGAGCAGGAGCCGGACCTCGCCGTCGACCGCGCGGGCTGACGCGACGTCGCCGACTCGGGTCCGTAGCTCGCCCGCGTCGACGGCGTCCTCGAGGCGGTCGAGCAGGGTCGGGGGGACGGTGGCGTCATTGCGCGCCTCGCGGACGACCTCGAGGCGACGCCGGGAGCCCGGCGGATGGCGGTGGAGCTCGCGCTCGATGTGCGACCAGTTGATCCACTGCGGGTCGGCCTCGATGGCCGCGTCCTCGAGTTCGCGTCGCGAGAGCAACGTTACGGGCTCGCGATCGGCGAGACAGGTCGCCAGCTGGGCTGCGGTGACCCCGCCGCCGACGACGATCGTTCCCTCGGTTCGGCGATCGGGGTCGAACCCGTCCCAGACGTGGGTGAGCCGATCGACTCCCGTCGCCCAGTCGGGAGTCCGGTACCGTCCCCCGTGACCGATCGCCAGCACGCAGCTTCGGGTCCGGATCGGGCCCGCGTCGGTCTCGAGGACGAGCCCGTCGCCGTCCTCGGCGATCGTGTCGACGGTCGCCCGTCGGTGCAGCGATCGGAGCTCTTTGCGCTCGATAACGCGGTCGGCGTAGTCCAGAAACAGCGACAGCGACGGCCGACGGGGGTACCCCGGCGTCGGCAGAAGTTCCTCCTCGCGGCCGCGGGCCTCGGCGAAGTTCTCGAGGCCGAACGGTTCGGTGCCGACGTGGTGGACGAACGTCGAGCGCATCGCGTCCATCTCGCAGGCCCGGGCCTTCCGCCGGAACGAGGCCAGCAGCCGCTCGTTGGGGTCGACGATCCGGACGTCCTCGCGCTCGAGAGCGACGTCCTCGAGCAGCCGCTGTGCGAGGTTGGTGCCGTGGATCCCGCCGCCGACGATGACACACTCGTACACGGATCCCGGTACGCGCTATTATTACTTTAGACATTCGACTTAACAACCATTGGGTGGGTAGTCGAGAGAGGATAATATCTCAACCGACCCCGTGCCGGCATGAGGGTTTTCGTCCGTGCGACGCGTATCGGTACTATGCCGGACGGAACTTTCGGCGACCGACTCGGGACGTACCAACAGCGCTTCGACAGCCTCGACGCGACCGTCGCCGCGTATATGGATCGGTGGGGGATACCCGTGTTACGGGCTGCGATCGCCGTCGTGTTCATCTGGTTCGGCGCGCTCAAGGTGGTCGGCGTCTCGCCGGCCGGCGAACTCGTCGCGGCGACCGTCTATCTCGTCCCTCCCGATCTGTTCATCCCCGTCCTCGGCGTCTGGGAGGTGCTTATCGGGGTCTGTCTGCTCTATCGACCGCTGATCCGGCTCGGGATCTTCCTGCTCTTTCTCCAGCTACCCGGTACTTTTCTGCCGCTTGTCATCCTTCCCGAGGCGGTGTACGTGTCGTTCCCGTACGCGCTGACGGTCGAGGGACAGTACATCATCAAGAACCTCGTCATCATCGGCGCCGCGCTCGTGATCGGCGGCTCCGTCAGAGAAGACGTGTAGTTAGCCGGCCGATCCACGCGAGCGCGAGCGCGAACCCGATCGCCGCCGTGGCCTGACGGGCGAGCATCTTCGTCACGAACCGGGTCGAGACCTCGCGGGCGACCGTAATCGCGGTGACGAGACAGGGCAGGAGTACGCCCGCGAGGTAGACCGCCACGAGTACCTGGATCGGCGAGAGCGCGGCGATCCCGCTCGTGTCGGCGGTCAACAGCGCGATCCCGTCTTTGCGAATCGAGGCGAGGACGATCGGCAGGGCGGCCTCGGCCGGCAGCCCGAACGCGCTCATCGCCGGCGCCAGGGCGCCGCCGAGTCGCTCGAGGACGCCGGCGTGGTCGAGCAACGCGGCGACGACACAGATCGCCGCGAAGACGGGCAGCGCCGTGGTGAGGAAGCTCGCGAGCGAGGATCGCGCCTCCCGCCAGATCGCGCGCGGGCGGGGCCACTCGAGGAATGTGCGCCGATCGACCGCGAGCGACGCCGTCCGGGCCTCCCGCGGCGCGACGAGACGAACGTACAACAGCGTCGTCACGACGAGCACCACGAGGTAGGGAACGACGAGCCAGCTCATTCCGACGGCGGCAAGCACCGCGAGCGTGGCCGGGAACTGGTAGGAGCAGGCCGCGCCGAAGGAGATCGCCGAGATGGTGGTACAGCGGGTGCAGTCCGAGCAGCTCCGGGTGCTGGTCACGGCGGGGACGTTACAGCCAAACCCCATCACGACCCGGACGAGATCCCGCCCCGTCAACCCAACGCGGCGCATGACGGGGTGGAGCGCGGTCGTCACCCGCGTGACGAGCCCGCTGGCCTTGTACGCACCCATGAACAGGGCGAAGATCAGCATCGTCGGCAGCGCCCAGACGAACAGGAACGGCCCCATCGCGAGCAGGCCGTAGTCGCTTACGAGAACGGCCGTTATCGGCTCCGGCAGCGCCGCCGTCTCGGCCCACGCGACGGCGGGCTCGAGGGTCGCGCCGACGACCGGGTCGAGTTCGCCAGCGACGGTGTTTGCGAACCAGACGGCGACGACGGCGGGAAGGAGGAGGACGAGCGTGCTCGCGATCGGACCCAGGTACGGGCGCTCGAGGATCGTCTCGGCCGGCTCGATCTCCCAGCCCGCGCGGGTCGTCATCTCGGCGGGAAACGAGCCCGCGTAGCGAAGCGCTTCCAGGACCGCCCCCGCGTCGGCCCCCGTCGGCGAGCCGGTATCGGGAGCGACCCCACCGTCGGCCGCGACCCGCGTCAGCCGACGGGCGTCGACGGGGACGACCGGAACGCCGAGATCCGACTCGAGGGAAGCGACCCGCTCTCTGGCCGCCGAGCTATCGTCGATCCTGTCCCAGTGGGTGACGACCACCGCGCCGGGACGCCCCTCGACGAGCGGCAGCAGGTCCGCGAGATCCCGATCGAGGTCGGTCGCCGGAACGACGAGGACGACCCGGTCGGTCGCCTCCAGTTCCGCCAGCGCCTCGCGGGTCGTCTCGGTGTCGGCCTCGAGGGTGATCCCGGGCGTGTCGACCAGCTCGAACCCGTCGGTCCGATAGACCTCGCTCGAAACGGTCGACCCACCCAGCTTCTCGTCGGCCGGGCGCGAGCCGGTGAGACCGGCCGTGAGCGCGGATTTACCAACGCTTTCCTTCCCGATCAGGACGAGACGCTCGCGGTCCGAGCTCATGTGTCCGTCCTCCGATCGGTCCCGCCTCGATACTCCTCGTCGAGTCCTCGAGCCGCCGTGACAGCGGCGCGCCGGAATCGGTGTCTCACTGGCGCGTCACTCGGCAGCCACAATTAATAATAGTACTGATTAATATAATAACTACTATTATCTCCGAGACCGTATTCACAATCGAATGCGCGACAACTCGACACCGGTTACGGTACTGTCCGGAACGCTTGGCGCCGGCAAGACGACCGTTCTGAACCGCCTCCTGCGGGAAACCGACGACCAAATCGCCGTGCTGGTCAACGACATGGGAGAGGTCAACGTCGACGCCGAACACGTCGCCGAATCCTCCGACATCGCCGACGAGGACGAGGAGCTGATCGAGCTCTCGGACGGCTGTATCTGCTGTGAACTCCGCGGGGACCTCCTCGAGGCGATCGACGAGCTCACCCGCGAACGGGCGTTCGACGCCGTCGTCGTCGAGTCGACCGGCGTCGCCGAACCGCTCCCGGTCGCCCAGACACTGACGATCGGGTTCGACCAGAGCGACCTCGAGCCCACCGAGTTCTACGCGGAGACCGGGATGGAGCCCCTGGAGGACTGCCACCTCGATACGACCGTCACCGTCGTCGACGCCCACCAGTTCGACGCGGCGATGCGCTCCGACGAGATCCTCGACGACGACGGCACCGAGAAACACCTCGGCGACCTGCTCGTCGAGCAGGTGGAGTTCTGCGACGTCCTCCTGCTCAACAAGTGTGACCTCGTCGACAAGGCGACCCTTGAGCGGATCGAGTCGACCCTCGAGGCGCTCCAGCCCCGCGCGGAGATCGTTCGCACCGAGCACGGCCGCGTCGACCCCGACGTCCTCGTCGACACGGGGCGGTTCGACTTCGAGGACGCGAGCCAGTCGGCGGGCTGGATCCGGGAGCTGCATGAACCCCACGAGTCAGCCGAGGAGGAACACGGCGTCACCTCGTTCGTCTTCGGCGCCCGCCGCCCGTTCCATCCCGAACGCTTCGCGGAGCTGCTCGACTCGTTTCCCGACGAGGTCGTCCGCGCGAAGGGCCACTTCTGGCTCGCCGGCCGTGGGGACGAGGCGCTGACGATCAACGTCGCTGGCCGATCGATCCGTGTCGGTCCCGGCGGGCCGTGGACCGACGCGCTGCCCGAACCCGAGCGCAGCGAACGCCTCGAGGAAAACCCCGAGATCGAGGACAACTGGCACGACCGGTGGGGCGACCGCAGCGTCC
This genomic window from Natronococcus occultus SP4 contains:
- a CDS encoding FAD/NAD(P)-binding protein, translated to MYECVIVGGGIHGTNLAQRLLEDVALEREDVRIVDPNERLLASFRRKARACEMDAMRSTFVHHVGTEPFGLENFAEARGREEELLPTPGYPRRPSLSLFLDYADRVIERKELRSLHRRATVDTIAEDGDGLVLETDAGPIRTRSCVLAIGHGGRYRTPDWATGVDRLTHVWDGFDPDRRTEGTIVVGGGVTAAQLATCLADREPVTLLSRRELEDAAIEADPQWINWSHIERELHRHPPGSRRRLEVVREARNDATVPPTLLDRLEDAVDAGELRTRVGDVASARAVDGEVRLLLADGGCCSANRIVLATGFDPVFDHPFVDRVATTLDLERGHRGMPVLDDGTLAWRREDGSRSPVFVTGALAAGTVGPFAGNVAGARRAADRLAEPIAERGRTAPAAD
- a CDS encoding nucleoside recognition domain-containing protein is translated as MSSDRERLVLIGKESVGKSALTAGLTGSRPADEKLGGSTVSSEVYRTDGFELVDTPGITLEADTETTREALAELEATDRVVLVVPATDLDRDLADLLPLVEGRPGAVVVTHWDRIDDSSAARERVASLESDLGVPVVPVDARRLTRVAADGGVAPDTGSPTGADAGAVLEALRYAGSFPAEMTTRAGWEIEPAETILERPYLGPIASTLVLLLPAVVAVWFANTVAGELDPVVGATLEPAVAWAETAALPEPITAVLVSDYGLLAMGPFLFVWALPTMLIFALFMGAYKASGLVTRVTTALHPVMRRVGLTGRDLVRVVMGFGCNVPAVTSTRSCSDCTRCTTISAISFGAACSYQFPATLAVLAAVGMSWLVVPYLVVLVVTTLLYVRLVAPREARTASLAVDRRTFLEWPRPRAIWREARSSLASFLTTALPVFAAICVVAALLDHAGVLERLGGALAPAMSAFGLPAEAALPIVLASIRKDGIALLTADTSGIAALSPIQVLVAVYLAGVLLPCLVTAITVAREVSTRFVTKMLARQATAAIGFALALAWIGRLTTRLL
- a CDS encoding CobW family GTP-binding protein, with the protein product MRDNSTPVTVLSGTLGAGKTTVLNRLLRETDDQIAVLVNDMGEVNVDAEHVAESSDIADEDEELIELSDGCICCELRGDLLEAIDELTRERAFDAVVVESTGVAEPLPVAQTLTIGFDQSDLEPTEFYAETGMEPLEDCHLDTTVTVVDAHQFDAAMRSDEILDDDGTEKHLGDLLVEQVEFCDVLLLNKCDLVDKATLERIESTLEALQPRAEIVRTEHGRVDPDVLVDTGRFDFEDASQSAGWIRELHEPHESAEEEHGVTSFVFGARRPFHPERFAELLDSFPDEVVRAKGHFWLAGRGDEALTINVAGRSIRVGPGGPWTDALPEPERSERLEENPEIEDNWHDRWGDRSVRLVVIGTEMDHEPLRAALEDCLLTDSELDEDWSTYEDRFPTFELPEDEPTAEPEDDSNQEEIGIAD